In one window of Balnearium lithotrophicum DNA:
- a CDS encoding HAMP domain-containing protein, giving the protein MAIAVSIVDIWNVLALLVAFGIFWYFAKNEIVKPIEKLTKAAHDISLGKLDVDLGVRGLKEENVRDEITKLAIAIDRLRASIQIAMERLRKKR; this is encoded by the coding sequence TTGGCAATTGCTGTTTCCATAGTTGACATATGGAACGTTTTAGCTCTTTTAGTTGCATTTGGTATTTTCTGGTACTTTGCCAAAAATGAAATTGTTAAACCTATTGAGAAGCTAACAAAGGCTGCTCATGATATTAGCCTTGGAAAGCTGGATGTTGACCTCGGTGTAAGAGGGCTCAAAGAGGAGAATGTAAGGGATGAAATTACAAAACTTGCCATTGCTATAGATAGGTTGAGGGCAAGCATTCAAATTGCTATGGAGAGGTTAAGGAAGAAAAGGTAA